ATCGGGCTATCAGTACAATGCCGCTACCGGCTACGATATGTATGTGGTTAAAACCAACGCCAACGGTGAGGTAGAATGGGAAAAAACCTACGGCACTCCTCAAAATGACGGAGGCAGCAGGGCTGTTCAACGTTCTGACGGATTAATTATTTTAACCGGGGTTATACGGGGTGAGGTTACCACTAGTAAATTGTATTATGCGATTTTAAATCCCGCAAACGGCGATGTACTGTACAGCATAACACACCAAAAGTACGACAAGTACAGTCCCGGCAGTTCACCCTTACTGCTTTCTGACGACAGATTGGCGTTGGTGACGTTAAGTTACGGTCCTCCGCCTACATGGGAAGTCGCTTTTACCATTTTCGACAATTCGGGATACATAGTTCAAGAAACCCCCATCAGCAGCGGCTTACCCGGCGAGGATTACATCCGCGACCTCGAACTTGCTCCCGATGGCGGGTTTATATTAGCAGGGTTTAATTATACCGTGCCGCAAAGCAGTTGGGTAGTAAAATTAGGACCCAATGGCGAGTACTGCGGGGTTGCCCCTTGTTTAGATAGCTTGTTTGTAAACAGTGTATTACCTCCTGTGGCAGGAGGGCAGGGCAGCAAGCCGGTTGTTCAGGCGCAGGTGTATCCCAACCCCGTCAAAGGCAGTACAACAATCACCTATTCCCTCCCCCCGCAGTTGCCCTTTGGCGTGGTGGAGCTGTATAATTTACAAGGGCAAAAGGTGTGGTATCAGGTGTTGCCGGCCGGCGGCTCGTCCCTAACCCCTTCTCCCCAAACCCAATCACCCCTAAATCCCCTGAAGGGGACTTTTACGCAGACCCTCGATTTATCGGGGCTGCCTCCGGGCATGTACGTGTGGCGGCTGTCGTTGCCGGGCGGGTATGAACGGTATGAGAGTACAGGGAAGATTTTGGTAAGTGAAAAGTGAAAAACTAAAAGTGAAAAGTGGCTGGCTTTAACCGATAGAAACTGCCTTGTTTTCAAACCTGTTGGTGTTGCAAACGTCAACAGGGTTTCCTATCAGGAAGTTCTGATACTTGTATCGGAAAAAGAAACAGTAGGAGCAAAAGAAGTATAACTGCTACCATATTACACCAATTGTTCGTGTTAAAAACTCACTGAAACTCTGCGGCTTACTTTGTGCCCTTTGCGGTAAAAAAACATTGCCACTCAGGTCAGTTAAGTGTCCGCAAGTCGTTGATTAAAATCCGTTTGTAACGAGAAGTTGGAATTCTTTTTCGGGATTGTAGTAGGTGTTGATTTTGAGTAAACAAACAACGGTAAGTTTTCCGGTTTATATAAACTTAATGTAAATTCTTATATAATTACCATCTGATTTTATCCCCATTGAACATAATTAATCTAATACCATCCAATTTATTGCGAAACATCACTTAAGCCTTGCAAAATATGGGTTAAATTCCCAACCTCACTTTGTTCAGAAACATATCAACACAGTGCCCCAGAAAATTGAACAAAAAATTTGTAGCTTTGCGGTATATTTAAGAGTATTGCCGGTACTATTA
This is a stretch of genomic DNA from Sphingobacteriales bacterium. It encodes these proteins:
- a CDS encoding T9SS type A sorting domain-containing protein, which translates into the protein MRILHAAYLVLHFCFLAVKAQTSSFIFNIIEQEDTCNQVSTNIKCVESIYISVGVLNSVNQYSAFFVRSINETGQVLWTHILEEGTFHRAIHLGNSMSKTTDNQLIVVGEKGINSYETQIILIKFSNNGFPVWTRTYEDTGWNSYLQVMPLLNNEYLLVYISETEFGSQDPTYINLLKTDSIGEPIWHQHISPNATPLYSEQTLDGGFIISGYQYNAATGYDMYVVKTNANGEVEWEKTYGTPQNDGGSRAVQRSDGLIILTGVIRGEVTTSKLYYAILNPANGDVLYSITHQKYDKYSPGSSPLLLSDDRLALVTLSYGPPPTWEVAFTIFDNSGYIVQETPISSGLPGEDYIRDLELAPDGGFILAGFNYTVPQSSWVVKLGPNGEYCGVAPCLDSLFVNSVLPPVAGGQGSKPVVQAQVYPNPVKGSTTITYSLPPQLPFGVVELYNLQGQKVWYQVLPAGGSSLTPSPQTQSPLNPLKGTFTQTLDLSGLPPGMYVWRLSLPGGYERYESTGKILVSEK